The following proteins are encoded in a genomic region of Xenopus laevis strain J_2021 chromosome 3L, Xenopus_laevis_v10.1, whole genome shotgun sequence:
- the LOC121401074 gene encoding serine/threonine-protein kinase N2-like, whose amino-acid sequence MGPLPGDYSPIPEDSQAEEMTVEEAETTQELQFSSFTAKDFRRIKVLGRGSFGKVLLVEYLPANIYCAIKVLKKDNIDSTDDIEHILTEKQIGQLVNPHSFIVDLYATFSTKNQLFFIMEFVAGGSLRTHLMRSKHFDLQTTKFYAACITLGLEGIHSKDVIHRDLKPGNLLMDQDGYIKIADFGMSKTGIGYGDRTNTMVGSPAYMAPEVVMEEEYSRAVDWWALGVIVYEMLLGTRPFTGYDRDFIYDSIVEDEPHYPSSLDSEAVSFISQLLKKNPEERLGSTPGNAADVAEHPFFNVSPLSVLSK is encoded by the exons ATGGGTCCTCTCCCAGGCGATTACAGCCCCATTCCAGAGGATTCTCAGGCTGAAGAGATGACAGTAGAGGAGGCTGAAACGACACA AGAGCTACAGTTCAGCAGTTTTACAGCAAAGGACTTTCGCCGGATTAAGGTTTTAGGCAGAGGAAGCTTCGGCAAG GTTCTACTAGTAGAGTATCTTCCAGCAAACATCTATTGCGCTATTAAAGTGCTCAAGAAGGACAACATCGACTCCACTGATGATATAGAACA cattttaacAGAGAAGCAAATTGGACAGTTGGTGAATCCACACAGTTTTATAGTGGACTTATACGCCACATTCAGCACCAAAAACCAGCTGTTTTTCATCATGGAGTttgtggcaggaggcagtttaagAACCCACCTGATGAGGAGCAAGCACTTTGATCTACAGACAACCAA GTTCTACGCTGCTTGTATAACGCTTGGTTTAGAAGGAATTCACAGCAAGGATGTCATACACAG agaTTTAAAGCCGGGGAATCTACTAATGGATCAAGACGGCTACATCAAGATCGCCGATTTTGGGATGAGCAAAACTG gCATTGGATATGGAGACCGCACCAACACCATGGTTGGGAGTCCTGCTTATATGGCGCCCGAAGTCGTGATGGAGGAGGAGTACTCAAGAGCCGTCGACTGGTGGGCTCTTGGCGTCATCGTTTATGAGATGCTCCTCGGAACG AGACCTTTCACCGGATACGACAGGGACTTTATATATGATTCCATCGTGGAGGATGAGCCACACTACCCCTCATCCCTGGACTCCGAAGCAGTAAGCTTCATATCACAG CTGTTGAAGAAGAATCCTGAGGAGAGGCTAGGTTCCACCCCGGGGAATGCCGCAGATGTAGCAGAACATCCATTCTTTAATGTAAGTCCCCTTTCTGTATTGTCCAAATAA
- the LOC121401087 gene encoding serine/threonine-protein kinase N-like, which translates to MGAKLCNILHRHRHTETVDINQSFDACEPWVSICFSGMKQELLRDIRKEMRIAAGAQKLYLVTKDRQTKAQVKELRNISERKVKALFSSLHKLNVQLAQREAENSPDAVLETTRDTDVNFPAPEITAPEVQVISVPASDSSQVSILH; encoded by the exons ATGGGCGCCAAACTGTGCAACATCCTGCACCGGCACCGGCATACTGAG ACTGTTGACATCAATCAGTCTTTTGATGCTTGTGAGCCCTGGGTGAGTATTTGCTTTTCAGGTATGAAGCAGGAGCTGCTGAGAGACATCCGGAAGGAGATGAGGATAGCAGCAGGGGCGCAAAAGCTGTACCTTGTCACCAAGGACAGACAGACCAAAGCCCAAGTGAAGGAGCTGAGGAACATCAGTGAGAGGAAGGTGAAAGCCCTTTTCTCCTCTCTCCACAAGCTCAATGTGCAGCTAGCTCAGAGGGAAGCAGAGAATTCTCCAG ATGCAGTTCTGGAGACTACAAGGGACACCGATGTCAACTTCCCTGCACCAGAGATCACTGCGCCTGAGGTTCAGGTCATTTCAGTCCCCGCCAGTGATTCATCACAAGTGAGTATATTACATTGA